A window from Acidobacteriota bacterium encodes these proteins:
- a CDS encoding DUF503 domain-containing protein, which yields MTVALLSVELFLPTAHSLKEKRFVVRRLKDRLGAMNVAVAEVAHQDLWQRAGLGIVTVASSDTIAEQTLSAALAEIERLEPGLVTGSQVEFLR from the coding sequence ATGACCGTCGCGCTGCTGTCCGTCGAGCTGTTCCTGCCCACCGCCCACTCACTGAAGGAGAAGCGGTTCGTCGTCAGGCGGCTGAAGGATCGGCTGGGTGCGATGAACGTGGCCGTGGCGGAGGTCGCCCACCAGGATCTCTGGCAGCGCGCCGGCCTCGGCATCGTGACCGTCGCTTCGTCCGACACGATCGCGGAGCAGACCCTGTCGGCCGCGCTGGCCGAGATCGAACGGCTCGAACCTGGCCTGGTGACCGGCAGCCAGGTGGAGTTTCTACGGTGA
- the rbfA gene encoding 30S ribosome-binding factor RbfA, with product MAQGSRPERVGEEIRHEIGQLIAREVHDPGLGFVTITRVKVSPDLQQARVYYTLLGDERARKDTERALGRVTPFLRRHIGARIRLRRVPELTFEFDRSVEYQDRVERIILELAEERKARETADAVEPEPAPKKDPES from the coding sequence ATGGCTCAAGGCTCCCGACCCGAACGAGTCGGCGAAGAGATCCGCCACGAAATCGGCCAACTGATCGCGCGCGAGGTCCACGACCCAGGGCTGGGCTTCGTCACGATCACGCGCGTGAAGGTCTCGCCCGATCTGCAGCAGGCGCGCGTGTACTACACGCTGCTCGGCGACGAGCGCGCGCGCAAGGACACCGAACGCGCCCTCGGGCGCGTGACGCCGTTTCTGCGGCGTCACATCGGCGCGCGGATCCGCCTCCGGCGCGTACCCGAGCTGACGTTCGAGTTCGATCGCAGCGTCGAGTATCAGGATCGGGTCGAGCGCATCATCCTGGAGCTCGCCGAAGAGCGGAAGGCGCGCGAGACCGCGGATGCGGTCGAGCCCGAGCCGGCACCGAAGAAGGATCCAGAGTCGTGA
- a CDS encoding bifunctional oligoribonuclease/PAP phosphatase NrnA gives MKGSAADVAAALRARRSFVVTSHARPDGDAVGSSVALALALEALGKTVTVVLKDPVPLPYRGFPAVDRIQQTAEVGAPADAAVVLECSDISRPEIQGLDRYFVVNVDHHLGNRQYGAVNWFDASAAACGEMVAEIIDALGVTWSRAIAEHLYLAITTDTGGFRYGSLSPRTFEICRRIAATGVDVAELSRRIFDSFSIGRVKLTGALLAGMELHHGDRLAILAFDDDMLARCGAALDDTEGLVNLPLSAREVSAVALFKRQQADGVYRVSLRSKGAVDVRVVAERWEGGGHRNAAGCTMRGVYPSLRDEIVAALSAAIDAADRSSAGVVPASR, from the coding sequence GTGAAAGGCTCCGCGGCGGATGTGGCGGCCGCGCTGCGCGCGCGCCGTTCGTTCGTGGTCACCTCGCACGCCAGGCCGGATGGCGACGCCGTCGGCTCCTCGGTCGCGCTGGCGCTCGCGCTCGAGGCGCTCGGGAAGACCGTCACGGTCGTGCTGAAGGATCCCGTCCCGCTCCCCTACCGCGGCTTCCCCGCCGTAGACCGCATCCAGCAGACGGCCGAGGTCGGTGCGCCCGCGGACGCGGCTGTCGTGCTCGAGTGCAGCGACATCAGCCGGCCCGAGATCCAGGGCCTCGACCGCTACTTCGTCGTCAACGTCGACCATCACCTGGGAAATCGGCAGTACGGCGCGGTCAACTGGTTCGACGCCTCGGCGGCCGCGTGCGGAGAGATGGTGGCCGAGATCATCGACGCGCTGGGCGTGACGTGGTCACGCGCCATCGCCGAGCACCTCTACCTCGCCATCACCACGGACACCGGCGGATTCCGCTATGGCTCGCTCTCGCCGCGGACGTTCGAGATCTGCCGCCGCATCGCGGCGACGGGCGTGGACGTGGCGGAGCTGTCGCGGCGGATCTTCGACAGCTTCTCGATCGGGCGCGTCAAGCTCACCGGCGCGCTGCTCGCGGGCATGGAACTGCACCACGGCGATCGGCTCGCGATCCTCGCCTTCGACGATGACATGCTGGCCCGTTGCGGCGCGGCGCTCGACGACACCGAGGGTCTCGTGAACCTGCCGCTGTCGGCACGCGAGGTCTCAGCCGTGGCGTTGTTCAAGCGGCAGCAGGCCGATGGCGTGTATCGCGTGAGCTTGCGCTCGAAGGGCGCGGTGGACGTTCGGGTCGTCGCCGAGCGATGGGAAGGCGGCGGCCATCGCAACGCCGCGGGCTGCACGATGCGCGGCGTCTATCCCAGCCTGCGCGACGAGATCGTCGCCGCGTTGTCGGCCGCGATCGACGCCGCCGATCGGTCCTCCGCCGGCGTCGTGCCGGCCAGCCGGTAG
- the truB gene encoding tRNA pseudouridine(55) synthase TruB codes for MPARTTHPDVDGVLLVDKPVGPTSHDVVARVRRTLGQQRIGHTGTLDPRASGLLVLVLGRATKLAAALTAGRKTYDATIRLGVRTTTDDSEGEPIGPALPVRATGGEIEAALSRFRGTIAQVPPAHSAKKVGGERAYTLARRAAAVELRPVPVTIHALDLVERHGDDLHVRVTAGSGFYVRSLARDLGEALGCGGHLAALRRTASGPFAVADAIGLGEAERLGRELASRVIPPAAALPDLEAVSLTETGCRRARHGNAVGPEDIVGTGVAVGRAQALVRLLSPEGHLLALARPQGGALHPVTVLG; via the coding sequence ATGCCGGCTCGTACGACTCACCCGGACGTCGATGGCGTGCTGCTCGTCGACAAGCCGGTCGGACCGACGTCGCACGACGTCGTCGCCCGGGTTCGCCGGACGCTCGGGCAGCAGCGCATCGGTCACACCGGCACGCTGGATCCTCGAGCCAGCGGCCTGCTCGTCCTCGTGCTCGGCCGGGCGACGAAGCTCGCCGCCGCCCTCACGGCCGGACGCAAGACCTACGACGCGACGATCCGCCTCGGCGTGCGGACGACGACCGACGACAGCGAAGGCGAGCCGATCGGACCCGCCCTGCCGGTGCGCGCGACCGGCGGCGAAATCGAGGCGGCGTTGTCGCGGTTCCGCGGAACGATCGCGCAGGTGCCGCCGGCGCACTCGGCCAAGAAGGTGGGCGGCGAACGTGCCTACACGCTCGCCCGCCGGGCTGCAGCGGTCGAGCTGCGGCCGGTGCCGGTCACGATCCATGCGCTCGACCTCGTGGAGCGTCACGGCGACGATCTCCACGTCCGCGTCACGGCGGGCTCGGGCTTCTACGTCCGATCGCTGGCGCGGGACCTCGGCGAGGCCCTGGGCTGTGGCGGCCACCTGGCGGCGCTGCGCCGCACGGCCAGCGGCCCTTTCGCCGTCGCCGACGCCATTGGACTCGGCGAGGCGGAGCGCCTCGGCCGGGAACTCGCGTCGCGCGTGATTCCTCCGGCAGCGGCGCTGCCCGACCTCGAGGCGGTTTCGCTCACCGAGACAGGCTGCCGCCGCGCGCGACACGGCAACGCCGTCGGACCAGAAGATATTGTAGGAACAGGAGTTGCCGTCGGACGCGCGCAGGCACTGGTGCGGCTGTTGTCGCCGGAGGGGCACCTGCTGGCGCTGGCCAGGCCGCAGGGCGGCGCTTTGCATCCAGTGACGGTACTCGGCTAA
- the rpsO gene encoding 30S ribosomal protein S15, whose protein sequence is MLTNERKTEVIGTFRKHDTDTGSPEVQVALLSERISYLTEHFKTHANDHHSRRGLLKLVGQRRRLLDYLKRKDAEGYADLIRRLGIRK, encoded by the coding sequence GTGCTGACTAACGAACGCAAGACGGAGGTCATCGGGACTTTCCGTAAACACGACACCGATACCGGCTCACCTGAAGTCCAGGTGGCGCTCCTGAGCGAGCGGATCAGCTACCTGACCGAACATTTCAAGACCCACGCGAACGACCATCATTCCAGGCGCGGCCTGTTGAAGCTGGTCGGTCAGCGTCGCCGGCTGCTCGACTACCTCAAGCGCAAGGACGCGGAAGGGTATGCCGACCTGATCCGGCGGCTGGGCATCCGGAAGTAG
- the pnp gene encoding polyribonucleotide nucleotidyltransferase, translating to MIPTTHFREITVGSRRISIETGKLAKQADGAVIVRSGDTMVLVTACHAATPRVGIDFLPLTVDYREYTYASGRIPGGFFKREGKPTEKEVLTSRLIDRPIRPLFPSGWHFETQVVALLMSADTENDSDVLAITGASAALALSSIPFQSTIAGVRVGLVDGAYVINPTYAERRQSKIDLVVAGSHEAIMMVEAGAKEATEEEMIGALDAAHQAIRQIVAAIDDLQGDAGKDKQTVTSKIIDAAFVRDIEAKAYEPLAEAMRLKDKLENYEQVDEVLGNLVGALPEDQPQQREDAKRIFKNLKEKVMRDEILERGQRLDGRRFDEIRPIWIETGVLPRTHGSAVFTRGETQALVTATLGTEDDAQKIESVEGEAYKRFMLHYNFPPFSVGEVQFLRGPGRREVGHGALAERAITPLIPSETEFPYTVRVVSDILESNGSSSMASVCGGALALMDAGVPLRAPVAGVAMGLVMDEESGKWAVLTDIAGAEDHYGDMDFKVAGTRAGITALQMDIKVAGITLAIMRKALEQARHGRLEILDLMANALAAPRENISSFAPRIVTIRIPTEKIRDVIGPGGKMIRSIIEKTGVKIDVEDDGRVNVASADESAAKMAIDMIKSLTATPELNASYLGRVERITDFGAFVEIMPGVDGLLHVSEIANYRVKDVRDELKEGEQIMVKVINVDPSGKVRLSRKALLAPDEGTAPREPRPTHDTPAGDGHRERGGRHEREGRPRRH from the coding sequence ATGATTCCAACCACTCATTTCCGAGAAATCACCGTCGGCTCCCGTCGCATCTCCATCGAGACCGGCAAGCTCGCCAAACAGGCCGATGGGGCCGTGATCGTCCGATCGGGCGACACGATGGTGCTCGTCACCGCGTGTCACGCCGCCACCCCGCGCGTGGGCATCGATTTTCTGCCGCTCACCGTCGACTACCGTGAATACACGTACGCGTCCGGCCGCATTCCCGGAGGCTTCTTCAAACGGGAAGGCAAACCTACCGAGAAGGAGGTGCTGACGAGCCGGCTGATCGATCGGCCCATCCGGCCGCTGTTCCCGTCGGGCTGGCACTTCGAGACGCAGGTCGTCGCGCTGCTCATGTCGGCCGACACGGAGAACGACTCGGACGTGCTGGCGATCACCGGCGCGTCGGCCGCACTCGCGCTGTCGTCCATCCCCTTCCAGTCGACGATCGCCGGCGTCCGCGTCGGTCTGGTCGACGGCGCCTACGTCATCAACCCGACGTATGCCGAGCGCCGGCAGAGCAAGATCGACCTGGTCGTCGCCGGAAGCCACGAAGCGATCATGATGGTCGAGGCGGGGGCGAAGGAGGCGACCGAAGAGGAGATGATCGGCGCGCTCGACGCCGCGCACCAGGCGATCCGGCAGATCGTCGCGGCCATCGACGACCTGCAGGGCGATGCCGGCAAGGACAAGCAGACGGTGACGTCGAAGATCATCGACGCCGCCTTCGTCCGCGACATCGAAGCCAAGGCCTACGAGCCGCTGGCCGAGGCGATGCGCCTGAAGGACAAGCTCGAGAACTACGAGCAGGTCGACGAGGTGCTCGGCAATCTCGTCGGCGCCCTCCCGGAGGATCAGCCGCAGCAGCGCGAGGACGCCAAGCGCATCTTCAAGAACCTGAAAGAGAAGGTGATGCGCGACGAGATCCTCGAGCGCGGCCAGCGGCTCGACGGCCGGCGCTTCGACGAGATCCGGCCGATCTGGATCGAGACCGGCGTGCTGCCGCGGACCCACGGCTCGGCGGTCTTCACGCGCGGCGAGACCCAGGCGCTCGTGACCGCCACGCTCGGCACCGAGGACGACGCCCAGAAGATCGAGTCGGTCGAGGGCGAAGCGTACAAGCGCTTCATGCTGCACTACAACTTCCCGCCCTTCTCGGTCGGCGAGGTGCAGTTCCTGCGTGGCCCGGGCCGGCGTGAGGTGGGCCACGGCGCGCTCGCCGAACGGGCGATTACGCCGCTCATTCCGTCGGAGACCGAGTTCCCCTACACCGTCCGCGTCGTCTCCGACATCCTCGAGTCCAACGGCTCGTCGTCGATGGCATCGGTGTGCGGCGGAGCGCTGGCGCTCATGGACGCCGGCGTGCCGCTGCGCGCGCCGGTCGCCGGCGTCGCGATGGGCCTCGTGATGGACGAAGAGAGCGGCAAGTGGGCGGTGCTCACGGACATCGCGGGCGCCGAAGATCACTACGGCGACATGGACTTCAAGGTCGCCGGCACGCGGGCCGGCATCACGGCGCTCCAGATGGACATCAAGGTGGCCGGCATCACGCTCGCCATCATGCGCAAGGCGCTCGAACAGGCGCGCCACGGCCGGCTCGAGATCCTGGATCTGATGGCGAACGCGCTCGCCGCGCCGCGCGAGAACATCTCCTCGTTCGCGCCGCGGATCGTGACCATCCGCATCCCGACCGAGAAGATCCGCGACGTCATCGGCCCAGGCGGCAAGATGATCCGCAGCATCATCGAGAAGACCGGGGTCAAGATCGACGTCGAGGACGACGGCCGCGTGAACGTCGCCTCGGCCGACGAGTCGGCGGCGAAGATGGCCATCGACATGATCAAGTCGCTCACCGCCACGCCGGAACTCAACGCGAGCTATCTCGGCCGCGTCGAGCGGATCACCGACTTCGGCGCGTTCGTCGAGATCATGCCGGGCGTGGACGGGCTGCTGCACGTCTCGGAGATCGCGAACTACCGCGTCAAGGACGTCCGCGACGAGCTCAAGGAAGGCGAGCAGATCATGGTCAAGGTGATCAACGTCGATCCGTCCGGCAAGGTGCGGCTCAGCCGGAAGGCGCTGCTCGCGCCCGACGAGGGCACGGCGCCGCGCGAACCTCGCCCGACGCACGACACGCCCGCAGGCGACGGCCATCGCGAGCGCGGCGGCCGCCACGAGCGCGAAGGCCGGCCGCGGCGCCACTGA
- a CDS encoding cupredoxin domain-containing protein yields the protein MTKAGRCNRRTFAATAFALAAVCGAAIGLTAQARRDFNVTARNYAFEVGGSSAPEIRVSQNDLVHITFTAEDIPHSFTIEDHGDSHYRIMRRAEPGKPVSFDFRADTAGRFRFYCSLSIDDRCKSMQGTLVVQPRE from the coding sequence GTGACCAAGGCGGGTCGCTGCAACAGGCGGACGTTCGCCGCGACGGCCTTCGCGCTCGCCGCCGTCTGCGGCGCCGCGATTGGCCTGACGGCACAGGCACGGCGCGACTTCAACGTGACGGCCCGTAACTACGCGTTCGAAGTGGGCGGCAGCTCGGCGCCAGAGATTCGGGTCTCGCAGAACGACCTCGTCCACATCACGTTCACGGCCGAGGACATCCCGCACAGCTTCACGATCGAGGACCACGGCGACAGTCACTACCGCATCATGCGGCGCGCCGAGCCCGGCAAGCCGGTCTCCTTCGACTTCCGCGCCGACACGGCGGGCCGCTTCCGGTTCTACTGCAGCCTGTCGATCGACGACCGGTGCAAGAGCATGCAGGGCACGCTCGTGGTGCAGCCGAGAGAGTAG
- a CDS encoding M48 family metalloprotease codes for MNETKATRYQRLRRRARVIEAACAGAALALLALTPAGGRLGDAVSQAARGAFGGGAAAALVLFVLAVVLVVDLATLPASLYVALRLNRRYRRDAELSPDDVLGTHVQALAVMMPAAVAAAAIVAGSRVAAGSWWWVMAGPLLAAGLVSALHLAPALLSRVAGVQPIERPGLVHRLEELARRANVPIARILEWRVGRAAGASALVTGAGAGRRVLVASELVQDWSDDEIAVVVAHELGHVARGDLWRALLVDVAILWAALLASQWALSVLPPSSGTSSSDLAALPLIALVAVGVWLAFTPVRHACSRAQERRADRFALALTGRPDAFTAAVRRLGSRHLAEERPSLATRWLYHRHPSVAERLDAAESFRRDQGPEWRAQADG; via the coding sequence ATGAACGAGACGAAAGCCACGCGGTACCAGCGCCTCAGGCGCCGGGCGCGCGTGATCGAGGCAGCCTGCGCTGGCGCCGCGCTCGCGCTGCTGGCGCTGACGCCGGCCGGAGGGCGGCTCGGCGACGCGGTTTCCCAAGCCGCGCGAGGCGCATTCGGTGGTGGCGCCGCCGCCGCCCTTGTTCTCTTCGTCCTCGCGGTCGTGCTCGTCGTGGACCTCGCGACCCTTCCGGCAAGCCTGTACGTCGCGCTGCGGCTCAACCGGCGGTACCGGCGCGACGCCGAGCTGTCGCCCGACGACGTGCTGGGCACGCACGTCCAGGCGCTGGCTGTCATGATGCCGGCGGCCGTCGCCGCCGCCGCGATCGTTGCCGGTTCTCGTGTCGCCGCCGGATCGTGGTGGTGGGTGATGGCCGGGCCGTTGCTCGCCGCAGGGCTCGTGTCCGCCCTCCATCTCGCGCCCGCGCTGCTGAGCCGCGTCGCCGGAGTCCAGCCGATCGAACGTCCGGGTCTCGTGCATCGGTTGGAGGAGCTGGCTCGCCGCGCGAACGTGCCGATCGCCCGCATCCTGGAATGGCGGGTGGGCCGCGCAGCCGGGGCGAGCGCGCTGGTCACCGGCGCCGGCGCCGGCCGTCGCGTTCTGGTCGCGTCGGAGCTGGTCCAGGACTGGAGCGACGACGAGATCGCCGTGGTGGTCGCACACGAGCTGGGCCACGTGGCACGCGGAGATCTGTGGCGCGCCCTGCTGGTCGACGTCGCGATCCTGTGGGCTGCGCTGCTCGCGTCGCAGTGGGCGCTCTCCGTGCTGCCGCCGTCTTCCGGAACGTCGTCATCGGATCTGGCCGCGTTGCCGTTGATCGCGCTCGTGGCGGTGGGCGTGTGGCTGGCCTTCACGCCGGTGCGGCACGCGTGCTCTCGCGCCCAGGAGCGGCGGGCGGATCGCTTCGCGCTCGCGCTGACGGGCCGCCCCGACGCATTCACGGCGGCCGTGCGGCGGCTCGGCTCACGCCACCTCGCGGAAGAGCGTCCTTCCCTGGCGACGCGATGGCTGTATCACCGCCATCCGTCGGTCGCCGAGCGTCTCGATGCGGCGGAATCGTTCAGGAGAGATCAGGGCCCGGAGTGGCGGGCTCAGGCGGACGGGTGA
- the smc gene encoding chromosome segregation protein SMC, with the protein MRLSKLHIAGFKSFPDRAELGFGDGVTAIVGPNGCGKSNVVDAITWVLGEQSAKSLRGERMEDVIFNGSEGRKPTATAEVRLKLSQVAQAGLVVASDDQLVDEPPVLVRDVEIGRRLYRSGESEYLIDGEVCRLRDVHDLLMDSGLGVKAYAVIEQGKIGQILSSRPAERRMLIEEAAGVTKYKSRRRAAELKLEAAQQNLTRVEDIVFEVEKQRGALKRQAARARRYRQLRDELRKWEQVQFARRSALLSRDVAAAEAAFEDASVRAAASAARVAELESALEAARLTLTEVEHAATAARDHAHGRELEIGRLQQQIAFNRHQIEDLARQADRFAAEVHELEERRGPAAETLAGRQAAAQEAQGALDGAGADVAAREAEYRVALSAVQVIEQDADRTRAAVMAATTTLSALRQARDHAATVRDRVAAELERLGVEARELAAEVERLGGQRDEQTHTLSSMREVLDAVRTRRAEAERTLAARRAEHERLSAELGRQERELAGRQARLRSLEELEASRATYGDAARLVLADTQAGIRQHGSVADHLDVERSYERAVDALAGELLQYVLVESHDDVRRALALLEERRAGRCGFLVLDRAQGVPPPFDAPSGARALADVVSGTGHEADAVLGALGQALIVNDYATAERLASAVSVPMATATGEVFRNGSLVQGGTRRDVQGILETRAEVSRLRDDVEAAREAVSTLTSALASTAEAAAADQQTVLALTADLHEREKAIVALDGQLSRLHEEHARVTRRLELVSTERARATEEQTAAEARRDEALAAIQTHEAEQRDAEASLGSVAARLQEARQAAEARSRLVTDSRTTQAALVERASALAAEVARLEDAQRELEARIVTRTSEIQHTDVRRRQLGEGIVELEGRLDEEVRAFEALKTDIRGLDERVTALRAEFTARDQAIREARHQFEKVRAEVGAAEVARAKAFADQEHLAATCLEAVGRTLEEVDAVVAELEARGDLVPPSRRSRPVTAEVSEEDEDLEAPADAAAGVEVAGEPEPVATSPDEIVALFRSRIDRLGPVNMMAIEQFDELESRHRFLTTQRQDLLDSIAQTGEAIRKIDKTTRERFAEAFESINRNFERTFSTLFGGGRAGLVLIDTENDQESGIDIIAQPPGKRLQNVQLLSGGEKALTAMALMFAVFTYRPSPFCLLDEIDAPLDDANIGRFVEMLRGMQAHTQFILITHNRKTMEIANRLYGVTMEEPGVSKLISLELN; encoded by the coding sequence ATGCGACTGTCGAAACTGCATATCGCCGGCTTCAAGAGCTTCCCGGACCGCGCCGAACTCGGGTTCGGCGACGGCGTGACCGCCATCGTCGGCCCCAACGGGTGCGGCAAGAGCAACGTCGTCGACGCCATCACGTGGGTGCTGGGGGAACAAAGCGCCAAGAGCCTGCGCGGCGAGCGCATGGAAGACGTGATCTTCAACGGCAGCGAGGGGCGCAAGCCGACGGCGACGGCCGAGGTGCGGCTGAAGCTGTCCCAGGTGGCCCAGGCCGGTCTGGTGGTAGCGTCCGACGACCAGCTCGTGGACGAGCCGCCCGTGCTCGTGCGCGACGTCGAGATTGGCCGCCGGCTCTACCGGTCCGGCGAGAGCGAGTACTTGATCGACGGCGAGGTCTGCCGGCTGCGCGACGTCCACGATCTGCTGATGGACTCGGGGTTGGGCGTCAAGGCCTACGCCGTGATCGAGCAGGGCAAGATCGGGCAGATCCTCTCGTCGCGGCCGGCCGAGCGCCGGATGCTGATCGAGGAAGCGGCCGGCGTGACCAAGTACAAGTCGCGGCGTCGGGCCGCGGAGCTGAAGCTCGAGGCCGCCCAGCAGAACCTCACGCGCGTCGAGGACATCGTCTTCGAAGTGGAGAAGCAGCGCGGCGCGCTGAAGCGCCAGGCGGCGCGCGCGCGCCGCTACCGCCAGCTCCGCGACGAGCTTCGCAAGTGGGAACAGGTGCAGTTCGCCCGGCGATCGGCGCTCCTGTCGCGCGACGTCGCCGCCGCCGAGGCGGCGTTCGAGGACGCGTCGGTTCGCGCCGCTGCGTCCGCGGCCCGCGTCGCGGAGTTGGAGAGCGCGCTCGAAGCGGCGCGCCTCACGCTGACCGAAGTCGAGCACGCGGCGACCGCTGCGCGGGATCATGCGCACGGCCGCGAACTGGAAATCGGGCGGCTGCAGCAGCAGATCGCGTTCAACCGGCATCAGATCGAGGATCTGGCGCGGCAGGCCGATCGGTTCGCCGCCGAAGTCCACGAGCTCGAGGAGCGGCGCGGCCCGGCAGCCGAGACGTTGGCGGGCCGGCAGGCCGCCGCGCAGGAGGCGCAGGGCGCGCTCGACGGCGCCGGGGCCGACGTCGCCGCGCGGGAAGCGGAATACCGCGTCGCGCTCTCCGCCGTGCAGGTGATCGAGCAGGACGCGGACCGCACGCGGGCGGCCGTCATGGCCGCCACCACGACGCTGTCCGCGCTGCGGCAGGCGAGAGACCACGCCGCGACAGTTCGGGACCGCGTTGCCGCCGAGCTCGAGCGGCTGGGCGTGGAGGCGCGAGAGCTGGCGGCCGAGGTCGAGCGCCTTGGAGGCCAGCGGGACGAGCAGACCCACACGCTGAGCTCGATGCGCGAGGTGCTCGATGCCGTGCGAACCCGGCGAGCGGAAGCGGAGCGCACGCTCGCCGCACGGCGCGCGGAACACGAACGGCTCTCGGCCGAGCTCGGCCGGCAGGAACGGGAGCTCGCCGGCCGGCAAGCCAGGCTGCGATCGCTCGAGGAACTCGAAGCCAGCCGCGCGACCTACGGCGACGCGGCGCGGCTCGTGCTCGCCGACACGCAGGCCGGCATCCGCCAGCACGGCTCCGTCGCCGACCATCTGGACGTCGAGCGCTCCTACGAACGCGCGGTCGACGCGCTCGCCGGCGAGCTGTTGCAATACGTGCTGGTGGAGAGCCATGACGACGTGCGTCGTGCGCTGGCGTTGCTCGAGGAGCGCCGCGCAGGCCGCTGCGGCTTCCTCGTGCTGGATCGCGCGCAGGGCGTGCCGCCGCCGTTCGACGCACCCTCGGGGGCACGGGCGCTCGCCGACGTCGTCAGCGGCACGGGCCACGAGGCGGACGCCGTGCTCGGCGCGCTCGGCCAGGCGCTGATCGTGAACGACTACGCGACCGCCGAACGGCTCGCCAGCGCCGTGTCCGTGCCGATGGCGACGGCGACCGGCGAGGTGTTTCGCAACGGCTCGCTGGTACAGGGCGGAACGCGCCGCGACGTCCAAGGCATCCTGGAGACGCGCGCCGAGGTGTCCCGGCTTCGTGACGACGTCGAGGCCGCGCGCGAGGCGGTCTCGACGCTCACGAGCGCGTTGGCATCGACGGCCGAGGCCGCAGCCGCCGATCAGCAGACGGTGCTCGCCCTCACGGCCGATCTGCACGAACGCGAGAAGGCCATCGTCGCGCTCGATGGGCAGCTCTCGCGCCTGCACGAGGAGCACGCGCGCGTCACCCGGCGGCTGGAGCTCGTCAGCACCGAGCGCGCGCGGGCGACCGAGGAGCAGACCGCCGCCGAGGCCAGGCGCGACGAGGCGCTTGCCGCCATCCAGACGCACGAGGCGGAACAGCGCGACGCCGAAGCCAGCCTGGGGAGCGTGGCCGCGAGGTTGCAGGAGGCCCGCCAGGCCGCCGAGGCGCGCTCGCGGCTGGTCACCGACAGCCGTACGACGCAGGCGGCCCTGGTGGAAAGAGCATCGGCGCTGGCCGCGGAGGTCGCGCGGCTCGAGGACGCGCAGCGCGAGCTCGAGGCCAGGATCGTGACGCGGACGTCGGAGATCCAGCACACCGACGTCAGACGCCGCCAGCTCGGCGAGGGCATCGTCGAGCTCGAGGGTCGGCTCGACGAGGAGGTCCGAGCCTTCGAGGCGCTCAAGACCGACATCCGCGGGCTCGACGAGCGCGTGACGGCGTTGCGCGCCGAGTTCACCGCGCGAGATCAGGCTATCCGCGAAGCCAGGCATCAGTTCGAGAAGGTGCGGGCCGAAGTCGGTGCGGCCGAGGTCGCCCGGGCCAAGGCCTTTGCCGACCAGGAGCACCTGGCCGCGACGTGCCTCGAAGCGGTCGGCCGCACGCTCGAGGAGGTCGATGCCGTCGTGGCCGAGCTCGAAGCGCGAGGCGACCTGGTGCCGCCGAGCCGGCGGAGCCGTCCCGTCACCGCCGAGGTCTCCGAGGAGGACGAGGATCTCGAGGCGCCGGCAGATGCGGCCGCCGGTGTCGAGGTTGCCGGAGAGCCCGAGCCGGTCGCCACGAGCCCCGACGAAATCGTCGCGCTCTTTCGCAGCCGCATCGATCGACTCGGTCCCGTGAACATGATGGCGATCGAGCAGTTCGACGAGCTCGAATCCCGCCATCGGTTCCTGACGACGCAGCGACAGGACCTGCTCGACTCGATCGCGCAGACCGGCGAGGCCATCCGCAAGATCGACAAGACCACGCGTGAACGCTTCGCGGAGGCCTTCGAATCGATCAACCGCAACTTCGAACGGACGTTCTCGACGCTCTTCGGAGGCGGCCGGGCAGGGCTCGTGCTCATCGACACCGAGAACGACCAGGAGAGCGGGATCGACATCATCGCGCAGCCGCCCGGCAAGCGCCTTCAGAACGTGCAGTTGCTCTCGGGCGGCGAGAAGGCGCTGACGGCGATGGCCCTGATGTTCGCGGTGTTCACGTACCGTCCCAGCCCGTTCTGCCTGCTCGACGAGATCGACGCGCCGCTCGACGATGCGAACATCGGCCGGTTCGTGGAGATGCTGCGCGGGATGCAGGCCCACACGCAGTTCATCCTCATCACCCACAACCGCAAGACGATGGAGATCGCGAACCGGCTGTACGGCGTGACGATGGAAGAGCCCGGGGTGTCGAAGCTCATCTCGCTCGAGCTGAACTGA